The Kluyveromyces lactis strain NRRL Y-1140 chromosome D complete sequence genome has a window encoding:
- the PRM4 gene encoding pheromone-regulated protein PRM4 (some similarities with uniprot|Q12498 Saccharomyces cerevisiae YPL156C PRM4 Pheromone-regulated protein predicted to have 1 transmembrane segment transcriptionally regulated by Ste12p during mating and by Cat8p during the diauxic shift), whose translation MGLRSGKTSKKGNRLVVTSLVLFSVVLLILYSVGSDESFMNYKQFSLGTLQIGAEDDSDVSALPSIDGSISSISSGINYASTNIAADSIVEEKLVINEAEGTKRMELRKHKVLSPKMTAPLESEVAPVIVEHGGSSGTGGITVSNERFSPSLGFQQILNTSPVILFIKSSEKNSVDLKNVLTLEYTFSPEIIVVDLDKHQFGDSMQEYIQLNRLATYKSNYGESSKSPDVPYLFINGVSLINKSLKDDILNKHADGSLLSKLRHVADSKVSISKVDIPSNS comes from the coding sequence ATGGGTCTCAGATCCGGTAAGACAAGTAAGAAGGGCAATAGATTAGTGGTAACCTCGCTTGTGTTGTTTAGTGTCGTTTTGCTTATCCTGTACAGTGTCGGTAGCGATGAGTCGTTTATGAATTACAAGCAGTTTTCGCTTGGAACTTTGCAGATTGGTGCCgaagatgattctgatgTAAGTGCACTACCAAGTATTGATGGTAGCATTAGTAGCATTAGTAGTGGAATCAACTATGCTTCTACGAATATTGCTGCAGATTCTATTGTGGAGGAGAAACTTGTGATCAACGAAGCTGAAGGTACTAAGCGGATGGAACTACGTAAACACAAGGTCCTGTCACCTAAGATGACGGCTCCTCTGGAATCCGAAGTAGCACCGGTAATAGTTGAACACGGCGGATCCAGTGGAACTGGTGGAATCACTGTTAGTAATGAGCGGTTCAGTCCAAGCTTAGGATTTCAGCAGATCTTGAATACTTCGCCagtgattcttttcataaAATCTTCTGAGAAAAACTCTGtggatttgaagaatgttTTGACGTTAGAGTACACTTTTTCTCCAGAGattattgttgttgacTTGGACAAACATCAATTTGGTGACTCTATGCAAGAATATATCCAGTTGAATAGGCTAGCAACTTATAAATCAAACTATGGAGAATCTTCGAAATCTCCTGATGTCCCATATTTATTCATTAATGGCGTTTCCTTAATCAacaaatctttgaaagacGATATATTGAACAAGCATGCAGACGGGTCCCTTCTATCAAAGCTTAGACACGTTGCTGATAGTAAGGTATCTATTTCAAAGGTGGATATCCCATCCAACTCTTGA
- a CDS encoding putative short-chain dehydrogenase/reductase (similar to uniprot|P34251 Saccharomyces cerevisiae YKL107W Hypothetical ORF), translated as MKTNPDIVYTKAQKLIELNLDNKYVAIVGGTGGIGRELARVLAQKGAKVIVVGRTFRDENVEGIEFIQADLGLVSEASRVAELLPAEKLDLLIFTTGVLAPPARRETSEGLEEDLAVSYISRLVMMNHLVPRLKEHGEKKPRVFVMGFPGDNYMGDYRDLNSEESYGAISTHMKTVAGNEALVLDFKNRFATVNFYGLNPGLIRTNIRDNYLGKDTWKSRVVEWFIGMTNQTAEQYAEKLGPLLVAPELETHSGAMFDKNANPILPSKDFTDDYARNYIKASEELLANLKLAQ; from the coding sequence ATGAAGACCAATCCTGATATTGTATATACGAAGGCTcaaaaattgattgaaCTCAATTTAGATAATAAATATGTTGCTATCGTAGGAGGAACGGGCGGTATTGGCCGTGAGTTGGCAAGAGTGTTGGCACAAAAGGGTGCTAAAGTCATCGTTGTTGGTAGAACGTTCAGAGACGAAAATGTTGAAGGTATTGAATTTATCCAGGCTGACCTAGGTTTGGTGTCAGAGGCATCCAGAGTTGCGGAATTGTTACCTGCTGAAAAGTTGGATCTTCTTATCTTCACTACGGGAGTTTTGGCTCCTCCAGCGAGACGTGAGACTAGCGAAGGTctagaagaagatttggCCGTCAGTTATATCAGCCGACtagtgatgatgaatcaTTTGGTACCCAGATTGAAGGAACATGGTGAGAAAAAACCTCGCGTATTTGTAATGGGTTTCCCCGGTGATAACTATATGGGAGATTATAGAGATTTGAATTCAGAAGAATCTTACGGAGCTATTTCCACACATATGAAAACAGTAGCCGGTAATGAAGCTCTAGTTTTGGACTTTAAGAATAGGTTTGCTACTGTCAATTTTTATGGGTTGAATCCGGGGCTCATCAGGACAAATATTAGAGATAATTACCTTGGTAAAGACACTTGGAAGTCAAGAGTGGTAGAATGGTTCATAGGTATGACAAATCAGACTGCAGAGCAATACGCTGAAAAGTTAGGCCCCTTGCTAGTTGCCCCAGAATTGGAAACTCATTCAGGCGCCATGTTTGACAAGAATGCTAACCCGATCCTTCCATCAAAAGATTTTACTGATGATTACGCCAGGAATTATATCAAGGCCTCAGAAGAACTTCTTGCAAATCTTAAGTTGGCTCAATGA
- the SWP82 gene encoding Swp82p (similar to uniprot|Q75CX8 Ashbya gossypii ABR244C ABR244Cp and weakly similar to YFL049W uniprot|P43554 Saccharomyces cerevisiae YFL049W Hypothetical ORF): protein MDSSTNSSVTAQVNPVPEYVIKNHELFILKTTLSILNNPELLSGRLDKPPTKQLVLPSFTIKERLSDNNDSYVLGKGDQNGETKVDKQGRLHGERHYLFPTFTYPCAENNNSENLYVLVRDLIRVLNLDVEQQEFLAQHPDLYPINAKHDIIEFLTQYKLLPEGATAATYITARSAFLVFGAAILASGSRVIDDYWEQLSKEQGFQAQHRVYALSQKLLDMVCSIDPRTRTAHSLGPPELPESKQAQAGVMSTSQPQFEDPFSTITELPPLEARKEFLSNIAHGEQTAIISGQTIHGAIELSTIYKIPKYHYKNSFAAAQQHNVLDSPIGTHTHPVESHNFGRGRKANYVPPEETDVLAQIPGWKFTQLPVTTNDELPTTFSAGGLPIYNKARLPARLKLLTPNQIKDLERSHDVVHLNTALGHVRKLRNTRWTKFWQYKAGAPVGLTEDQLSYYKEQYLQQVLNHVDVSIVPNETKNVDEKRTVKRVPNPNFLGYSNVSGFRPPYVEKP, encoded by the coding sequence ATGGACTCCAGTACTAACTCATCTGTCACTGCTCAGGTGAATCCGGTGCCAGAATATGTCATAAAGAACCATGagctttttattttgaaaacCACATTATCAATACTCAATAACCCTGAATTACTCTCCGGCAGACTTGACAAGCCACCAACAAAGCAACTTGTACTACCTTCGTTCACCATTAAGGAAAGGTTATCAGACAACAATGACTCTTATGTTTTGGGAAAGGGTGATCAAAATGGGGAAACGAAGGTTGATAAACAAGGACGGTTACATGGAGAAAGGCATTACTTGTTTCCTACTTTCACTTATCCATGTGCGGAAAACAATAATTCGGAAAATTTGTACGTCTTAGTACGGGATTTGATTAGAGTCTTGAATCTAGATGTGGAACAACAAGAGTTTTTGGCTCAGCATCCAGACCTTTACCCAATTAATGCAAAACATGATATTATCGAATTTTTGACCCAGTATAAACTTTTACCTGAAGGTGCTACTGCTGCAACATATATCACAGCTAGATCTGCTTTTCTTGTCTTTGGAGCTGCTATACTAGCATCCGGATCAAGAGTGATAGATGATTACTGGGAACAACTATCCAAAGAACAGGGCTTCCAAGCGCAGCACAGAGTATACGCACTCTCTCAAAAACTTCTCGACATGGTATGTTCGATCGATCCAAGGACTAGAACAGCACATTCTTTAGGTCCACCTGAGCTTCCTGAATCGAAGCAAGCACAAGCGGGCGTTATGTCCACATCACAACCGCAATTCGAAGACCCGTTTTCAACCATTACGGAACTACCGCCTTTAGAAGCACGTAAAGAGTTCTTAAGTAATATTGCTCATGGTGAGCAAACTGCAATCATATCGGGTCAAACTATACATGGAGCAATCGAGTTGAGTACTATTTAcaaaattccaaaatacCACTATAAGAATTCCTTCGCCGCTGCTCAACAACACAATGTTCTAGATTCCCCGATTGGAACGCACACCCACCCGGTAGAATCTCATAACTTTGGTAGAGGACGTAAAGCTAACTATGTTCCCCCGGAGGAGACAGATGTGTTGGCTCAAATTCCTGGATGGAAATTTACGCAGCTACCAGTTACAACAAATGATGAGTTACCTACAACTTTCAGTGCTGGAGGGTTACCGATATATAATAAGGCGAGACTTCCTGCAAGGTTAAAACTATTGACGCCAAACCAAATAAAAGATTTAGAACGATCCCATGATGTTGTTCATTTGAATACAGCTCTTGGCCATGTCCGAAAGTTAAGAAACACCCGTTGGACTAAATTTTGGCAGTATAAGGCCGGTGCACCTGTTGGCCTTACGGAGGATCAACTTTCGTATTACAAAGAGCAATATCTACAGCAAGTTTTGAACCATGTTGATGTGAGCATTGTGCCAAACGAAACGAAGAATGTAGATGAAAAGCGTACCGTTAAGCGAGTACCGAATCCAAATTTTTTGGGATACTCCAATGTGTCAGGGTTTAGGCCACCTTATGTTGAAAAACCTTAG
- the PEP4 gene encoding proteinase A (highly similar to uniprot|P07267 Saccharomyces cerevisiae YPL154C PEP4 Vacuolar aspartyl protease (proteinase A) required for the posttranslational precursor maturation of vacuolar proteinases synthesized as a zymogen self-activates), translated as MHLNFQSLLPLASLLLASFDVAEAKIHKAKIQKHKLEDQLKDVPFAEHVAQLGEKYLNSFQRAYPQESFSKDNVDVFVAPEGSHSVPLTNYLNAQYFTEITLGSPPQSFKVILDTGSSNLWVPSAECGSLACFLHTKYDHEASSTYKANGSEFAIQYGSGSLEGYVSRDLLTIGDLVIPDQDFAEATSEPGLAFAFGKFDGILGLAYDSISVNRIVPPVYNAIKNKLLDDPVFAFYLGDSDKSEDGGEASFGGIDEEKYTGEITWLPVRRKAYWEVKFEGIGLGEEYATLEGHGAAIDTGTSLIALPSGLAEILNAEIGAKKGWSGQYSVDCESRDSLPDLTLNFNGYNFTITAYDYTLEVSGSCISAFTPMDFPEPVGPLAIIGDAFLRKYYSIYDIGHDAVGLAKAA; from the coding sequence ATGCATTTGAATTTCCAATCTCTTTTGCCTCTAGCTTCATTGTTATTGGCTTCTTTTGATGTTGCTGAAGCCAAGATTCATAAGGccaaaattcaaaaacatAAATTGGAAGACCAATTGAAGGATGTTCCATTTGCCGAACATGTGGCTCAACTAGGTGAAAAGTACTTAAATAGCTTCCAAAGAGCTTACCCTCAAGAATCTTTCTCTAAGGATAACGTTGATGTTTTCGTTGCCCCAGAAGGGTCTCACAGTGTCCCATTGACCAATTACTTGAATGCTCAGTATTTCACAGAAATTACTTTGGGTTCGCCACCACAGTCTTTTAAGGTTATCTTAGACACTGGTTCATCAAACTTGTGGGTTCCAAGTGCAGAATGTGGTTCTTTGGCATGTTTCTTGCACACCAAATATGACCATGAGGCTTCTAGCACTTACAAAGCTAATGGTTCCGAGTTTGCTATCCAATATGGTTCTGGTTCCCTTGAAGGATATGTGTCTCGTGATTTGTTGACCATTGGGGATTTAGTGATACCTGACCAGGATTTCGCTGAAGCTACCAGCGAACCAGGTTTGGCATTTGCCTTTGGTAAATTCGATGGTATTTTGGGGTTGGCTTACGACTCCATCTCTGTTAACAGAATCGTTCCACCAGTGTACAACGctatcaaaaacaaactTTTGGATGACCCAGTGTTTGCCTTTTACTTGGGTGATTCTGACAAGTCTGAAGATGGCGGTGAAGCTTCCTTCGGTGGTATCGATGAGGAGAAGTACACCGGTGAAATCACTTGGTTGCCTGTTCGTCGTAAGGCTTACTGGGAAGTCAAGTTTGAAGGTATCGGTTTGGGTGAAGAATATGCTACTTTAGAAGGTCATGGTGCTGCTATCGACACCGGTACCTCTTTGATTGCTTTGCCAAGCGGTTTGgctgaaattttgaacGCTGAAATCGGTGCAAAGAAGGGCTGGTCTGGTCAATACTCCGTTGATTGTGAATCTAGAGATAGTCTACCAGACTTAACTTTGAATTTCAACGGTTACAACTTCACTATTACCGCATACGATTACACTTTGGAAGTCTCTGGGTCTTGTATCTCTGCATTCACTCCAATGGACTTCCCAGAACCAGTTGGTCCCTTGGCCATTATTGGTGATGCCTTCCTACGTAAATACTACTCCATTTATGATATTGGTCATGATGCAGTTGGTTTGGCCAAGGCTGCCTAA
- the AIM44 gene encoding Aim44p (weakly similar to uniprot|Q99299 Saccharomyces cerevisiae YPL158C Hypothetical ORF) encodes MIRTPTRTKTKSYNGSQSEFRFPDVEVLAHLKLPEHGLNNHHLLNEQLNKKPEDDIHSQHLSDYTTTNSNSGNSSNGYYSFANISDNTTNPDKLSAVKNTACAIGNNRYSYISSSGSSVHYPGTLAPDRTPRICPTNSPEFGRPLDGNFDMQCIPEAYSTVTSDFTLPTADNISFQFTLSSGNSTAMLKKRSTPSTKTRNATNLSEKRKSSVKRSTSTVSRRSNIKRSNAIRCKGGLLHYFTKLGKRVRLNLKKFHLALKRKLFTYKQRHFAKSDKRTTSHLLRSNGYFANIKRSQSMRSMASYSDTSSPTVPSGLDIKNTPIVKHSSNINHRSLRRTPSSIKRAASILTSSNSLIFSRSNSSVGRTDSTRLVRSQPSLNLNLAVRQPSIVVKNKVIPLSQFDHDDYCIREEDEDEEDEDEYIIDTQKMQPLKSEMGSITSSLHDGDSVFEDAMSSSASMESLSESVKILNANKAWDSYLRAVISQRILMRLQVAKFQASQDHHTYKELLDAIVTDYESDAIFSNNDAQTENDSMSECDSPHEFDTLTDSSRSTPAVVPQSLRESFSSLANFQTSVKAGVRRNLTLPVGISI; translated from the coding sequence ATGATCAGAACTCCCACAAGAACCAAAACCAAGTCCTATAATGGATCTCAATCAGAATTTAGGTTCCCAGATGTTGAAGTTTTGGCTCATCTTAAATTGCCAGAACATGGTTTAAACAACCATCATCTACTAAACGAGCAATTGAATAAGAAGCCAGAAGACGATATTCACTCCCAGCATTTATCTGACTATACCACGACAAATTCCAACTCCGGTAACTCATCTAATGGATACTACTCATTTGCTAACATATCTGATAATACGACTAATCCTGACAAGTTGTCTGCTGTCAAGAACACAGCTTGTGCAATTGGAAACAACAGGTACTCATATATATCATCTTCCGGTTCTTCAGTGCATTATCCTGGAACACTGGCACCGGACAGAACACCTAGAATATGTCCCACAAACTCACCTGAATTTGGCAGGCCATTGGATGGTAACTTTGATATGCAATGCATACCAGAAGCATATTCTACGGTTACCTCTGATTTCACTTTGCCGACTGCCGAcaatatttctttccagTTCACACTGTCATCTGGTAACTCCACTGCAATGCTAAAGAAGCGTAGTACGCCGTCTACGAAAACGCGAAACGCCACGAACTTAAGTGAGAAACGGAAATCATCAGtcaaaagatcaacttcGACTGTGTCAAGAAGGTCGAATataaaaagatcaaatgcGATAAGATGCAAAGGTGGACTCTTACACTATTTCACTAAGCTCGGTAAACGTGTAAGATTAAACCTTAAGAAGTTCCACCTGGCTCTAAAACGCAAACTCTTTACGTACAAACAACGTCATTTCGCAAAGTCTGATAAGAGGACAACATCACATTTACTTCGTTCAAACGGGTATTTCGCAAATATTAAGAGGTCACAATCGATGAGATCAATGGCTTCTTACTCTGATACATCCTCTCCAACCGTTCCATCTGGATTGGATATAAAGAATACCCCGATTGTCAAGCATTCCTCCAACATCAACCATCGTTCATTGAGGAGAACTCCATCCTCTATTAAGCGTGCAGCATCGATCCTTACGAGCAGTAATTCACTTATTTTTTCTAGAAGTAATTCTTCCGTCGGAAGAACTGATTCAACCCGTTTAGTTAGGTCTCAACCTTCTCTAAATTTAAACTTAGCGGTAAGACAACCTTCCATCGTTGTTAAAAATAAGGTGATACCACTTTCTCAATTCGATCATGACGATTATTGTATtagagaagaagacgaagacgaagaagacgaagatgaataTATTATCGATACACAAAAGATGCAACCACTAAAGTCAGAGATGGGATCTATTACATCATCCTTACATGATGGTGATTCTGTCTTCGAAGACGCTATGAGTTCGTCTGCCTCAATGGAATCATTGAGTGAATCTGTCAAAATTCTGAATGCAAATAAGGCTTGGGATTCTTACCTTCGTGCAGTTATCTCACAAAGAATTTTGATGAGATTGCAAGTCGCGAAGTTCCAAGCTTCACAAGATCACCATACTTACAAAGAATTGCTTGACGCCATTGTCACAGACTATGAAAGCGATGCTATCTTTTCGAATAACGACGCACAAACAGAAAATGACTCCATGTCAGAATGTGACTCCCCTCATGAGTTCGACACTCTAACTGATTCCTCGAGAAGTACACCAGCAGTTGTTCCACAGAGTTTACGCGAAAGCTTTTCGTCATTAGCTAATTTCCAAACCTCTGTGAAAGCCGGTGTTCGGAGAAATCTAACATTACCTGTAGGTATCAGCATCTGA
- the TGS1 gene encoding RNA methyltransferase (similar to uniprot|Q12052 Saccharomyces cerevisiae YPL157W TGS1 TrimethylGuanosine Synthase) — MSWLLKTPKDLGCFEGIDGINNIKVRHRLKKHFFDDSYRINPYQRPNDKKLFKFWKNRATIFKLINNGNIYLTDELWFSVTPENLAQFTANYVRHCLPNGNCIVDVFCGGGGNTIQFARLFEKVYGIDSNIDHLYCAYKNAECYNSAVKLKLIYGDWEESLKKTLVKNLGKTPDCIFASPPWGGVDYLRQDTYDLEEHLQPSPLSKILSVFFSVCQNVVLFLPRNSDLDQLSSITHDLLGPDEKCKVVYVKDNGYMKGILAFWGRPFYDFSEYYPTEIEEEESHELNNKRSSKDLEIKMEDLY, encoded by the coding sequence ATGTCGTGGCTCTTAAAGACGCCAAAAGATCTTGGATGTTTTGAAGGAATAGATGGAATAAACAATATAAAAGTAAGGCATCGATTAAAGAAACATTTCTTCGATGATAGTTACAGAATAAACCCTTACCAAAGGCCGAATGAtaagaaattattcaagTTCTGGAAAAATAGGGCAACCATTTTCAAGCTCATAAATAATGGTAACATATATTTAACAGACGAATTGTGGTTTAGTGTCACACCCGAAAATCTTGCACAGTTTACTGCAAATTATGTTAGGCATTGTCTACCCAATGGAAATTGTATTGTTGATGTGTTTTGTGGAGGCGGTGGTAATACCATTCAGTTTGCAAGATTATTTGAGAAAGTTTACGGGATAGATTCAAATATCGACCATTTGTATTGTGCCTATAAGAATGCTGAGTGTTACAATTCTGCTGTCAAGCTTAAACTGATATATGGTGACTGGGAagaatcattgaaaaagacTTTAGTCAAGAACTTGGGAAAAACACCCGATTGCATATTTGCTTCACCTCCGTGGGGTGGTGTTGACTATTTGAGACAGGACACTTATGACCTCGAAGAACATTTACAGCCGTCGCCATTATCAAAGATACTTAGcgttttcttctctgtATGTCAGAATGTAGTTTTGTTTCTACCGAGAAACTCAGATCTTGATCAGTTGTCCTCAATTACTCATGACTTATTAGGCCCTGATGAAAAATGTAAAGTTGTTTATGTTAAGGATAACGGTTACATGAAAGGAATACTTGCATTTTGGGGGAGACCATTCTATGATTTTTCTGAGTACTATCCAACAGAAATAGAGGAAGAGGAATCGCATGAATTAAATAATAAAAGATCATCgaaagatcttgaaattaaaaTGGAGGATTTGTATTGA
- the KIP2 gene encoding Kip2p (similar to uniprot|P28743 Saccharomyces cerevisiae YPL155C KIP2 Kinesin-related motor protein involved in mitotic spindle positioning), with protein sequence MITKPVALPLHTSSYNSPKRLMRPPSTPNLRTSSTVRPRSTSSSSSSQCSSPARSSSTKAASPIRGGRSSYQGTISVGVRIKPTHGKQDSWHVNNNSIIHEEFGEFNFDHVFSPEMNNDRVYETMALPMIDKLFEGFNCTIFAYGMTGSGKTYTMSGSKSGPGIIPMCVDTIFDRINVGLPRKKFTVRVSYLEIYNERIFDLLNLPQGKTLNSNIMVPSSTLTNDLKLRDDLKYGVKVVGLVERNVSSNKELMKCISIGDHNRKTGETDFNTRSSRSHAVVLIRVFCTDEITGEQVMSTLSLCDLAGSERATGQQERRKEGAYINKSLLALGTVISKLSMESSGLSTNVGHIPYRDSKLTRILQPALSGDSLVATICTVDTRPETSTESINTIRFASRAKNISLAVKRNEADSNVSKSQLIQTLRKQVREQQITIDNLTRGKGFIGSGISSDTSLLRENELLKMKVEHYERLETLEPSILKDTELVEIIDMLPQDIGVMLETKLVNMDSQLQESKRYISQLESARTRDASATAATAELLSNVSDIDLTQVLHEQEQELMQLHQSLERKDKMIEALKSAKRLRQQLAEYTGEAVSATDSDIEIGTATAANVLKPISPNASDLNRQERPITIGSGTSITTTSDSSGTGSDYLKPVPKYSIASDVFPKSVL encoded by the coding sequence ATGATTACCAAACCAGTGGCACTTCCACTCCATACATCATCGTACAATTCACCCAAAAGATTGATGAGACCTCCCAGCACACCAAATCTAAGAACTTCATCAACAGTAAGGCCAAGATCAACTTCCTCGTCATCTTCGAGTCAATGTTCTTCACCAGCAAGAAGTTCTTCTACGAAGGCCGCTTCTCCAATTCGTGGCGGGAGAAGTTCATACCAGGGTACCATTTCGGTAGGGGTAAGAATCAAGCCTACTCATGGAAAACAAGATTCTTGGCACGTAAATAACAACTCCATTATTCATGAAGAGTTTGGGGAATTTAACTTCGACCATGTTTTCAGTCCGGAGATGAATAACGATCGAGTATATGAGACTATGGCATTGCCTATGATAGATAAATTATTCGAGGGATTTAATTGTACAATTTTCGCTTATGGTATGACTGGTTCAGGTAAGACATATACCATGAGTGGATCCAAATCAGGTCCTGGTATAATACCCATGTGCGTTGACACTATTTTCGATCGTATCAATGTGGGATTACCTCGCAAAAAGTTTACTGTCAGAGTATCCTATTTGGAAATTTACAACGAGAGAATATTTGATCTATTGAATTTACCACAGGGCAAAACTTTAAATAGCAATATTATGGTGCCCAGTTCGACATTGACTAATGATCTTAAGCTTCGAGATGACTTGAAATACGGGGTTAAAGTTGTTGGTTTAGTTGAGAGAAATGTTAGCAGTAATAAAGAGTTAATGAAGTGCATATCGATTGGAGATCATAACCGTAAGACTGGAGAGACTGATTTTAATACAAGATCCTCTAGATCTCACGCTGTGGTCCTTATCCGTGTATTCTGCACCGATGAAATAACTGGCGAGCAAGTGATGAGTACATTATCTCTGTGTGATTTAGCTGGGTCCGAAAGAGCTACGGGGcaacaagaaagaaggaaagaggGAGCTTACATCAACAAATCGTTATTAGCTCTTGGAACAGTGATATCTAAATTGAGTATGGAAAGTTCGGGCCTTTCTACAAATGTAGGCCATATTCCATACAGAGATTCCAAGTTAACAAGAATATTACAACCTGCACTAAGCGGGGACTCGTTAGTCGCTACCATATGTACTGTGGATACAAGGCCCGAGACAAGTACGGAATCTATCAATACGATACGGTTCGCCAGCAGGGCAAAAAACATCAGTTTGGCTGTAAAGCGTAACGAAGCCGACAGCAACGTAAGCAAGAGCCAATTAATCCAAACATTGCGGAAACAAGTACGAGAACAGCAAATAACCATCGACAATTTGACCAGGGGGAAAGGTTTCATTGGATCCGGAATAAGTTCAGATACATCACTACTAAGGGAGAACGAGCTTCTAAAGATGAAGGTAGAACATTATGAAAGACTGGAAACGTTAGAACCTAGTATCTTGAAAGATACCGAATTAGTGGAAATCATTGACATGCTCCCACAGGATATTGGTGTGATGTTAGAGACAAAATTGGTCAACATGGACTCTCAATTACAAGAGTCGAAGAGGTATATATCACAGCTAGAGAGTGCAAGGACTCGAGATGCTTCTGCCACTGCAGCCACTGCAGAGTTGCTGTCCAATGTATCAGATATCGATTTGACACAAGTGTTACATGAACAAGAGCAAGAATTGATGCAGTTGCATCAATCTCTTGAAAGGAAGGATAAAATGATAGAAGCGTTGAAGAGCGCGAAGAGACTAAGACAACAACTTGCAGAGTACACGGGAGAAGCTGTGTCTGCTACTGACTCCGACATTGAGATTGGAACCGCAACTGCTGCTAACGTTCTCAAACCGATATCGCCGAATGCCAGCGATTTGAACAGACAAGAAAGACCAATTACGATTGGAAGCGGTACAAGTATCACAACTACCAGCGACAGCAGCGGTACTGGCAGTGATTACCTAAAACCCGTACCGAAGTACTCCATTGCATCAGATGTATTTCCGAAATCAGTTCTATAG